A window of the Gasterosteus aculeatus chromosome 21, fGasAcu3.hap1.1, whole genome shotgun sequence genome harbors these coding sequences:
- the vps41 gene encoding vacuolar protein sorting-associated protein 41 homolog produces the protein MADVEQQGRKQSEEFTDESEEEDSEDEPKLKYERLSNGVTEILQKDAASCMTVHDKFLALGTHFGKVFLLDIQGNVTQKFEISSVKINQISLDESGEHVGICSEDGKVQVFGLYTREGFHENFDCPIKVVALHPQFSRSNYKQFVTGGNKLLLYERNWLNRWKMSVLHEGEGSITNIQWRSNLIAWANNVGVKIYDIGTKQRITNVLRDNVSLRPDMYPCSLCWKDNCTLIVGWGTSIKICVVKERNPTEMRDLPSRYVEIVSAFETEFFISGLAPLADQLVTLYFVKENSDHMDEEFRARPRLDIIQPLPESCEEISSDALTVRNFQDNECRDYRLEHSEGESLFYIISPKDIVVAKERDQDDHIDWLLEKKKYEEALMAAEISFKNIKRHDVQKIGMGYINHLVEKGDYDAAARKCQKVLGKNMELWENEVYRFKTIGQLKAISQYLPRGDLRLRPAIYEMILHEFLKTDYEGFATLIREWPGELYNNMAIVQAVNDHLKRDPANRTLLTTLAELYTYDQRYDRALEIYLRLRHKDVYQLIHKHDLFSSIEDKIILLMDFDKEKAVDMLLDNEDKISTDRVVEELADRPELLHVYLHKLFKRDHHKGQKYHEKQIVLYAEYDRPNLLPFLRDSTHCPLEKALEVCQQRNFVEETVFLLSRMGNCRRALQMIMEELEDVDKAIEFAKEQDDAELWEDLISYSIDKPPFITGLLNNIGTHVDPILLIHRIKEGMEIPNLRDSLVKILQDYNLQILLREGCKKILVADSLSLLQKMHRTQMRGVRVDEENICESCHAAILPSDMAKPFSVVVFHCRHMFHKECLPSSGTVPGVQFCNICSAKKRGPRSGILELKK, from the exons ATGGCGGATGTGGAACAGCAG GGCAGAAAACAAAGTGAGGAATTCACAGATGAGTCTGAG gaggaggacagcgaggaCGAGCCCAAGCTGAAGTACGAGAGGCTGTCCAACGGGGTGACAGAAATCCTGCAGAAGGACGCAGCCAGCTGTATGACCGTCCACGACAAG TTTCTTGCACTAGGGACCCATTTTGGAAAAGTCTTCCTGCTGGACATCCAAGGAAATGTAACTCAGAAGTTTGAAATT AGTTCAGTGAAGATCAACCAGATCAGTCTGGATGAAAGTGGAGAGCATGTGGGCATCTGCTCCGAGGATGGGAAG GTTCAGGTGTTCGGCCTCTATACGAGAGAGGGCTTCCACGAGAACTTTGACTGCCCCATCAAA GTTGTTGCATTACATCCCCAGTTCAGCAGATCAAACTACAAACAGTTTGTCACCGGGGGCAACAAG CTGCTCCTGTACGAAAGAAACTGGTTGAACCGCTGGAAGATGTCCGTCCTACACGAAGGCGAGGGCTCCATCACCAACATCCAGTGGAGAAGTAACCTCATCGCGTGGGCCAACAACGTG gGAGTTAAAATCTATGACATCGGTACAAAGCAGCGGATCACAAACGTGCTGCGGGACAACGTCAGCCTGAGGCCGGACATGTACCCCTGCAGCCTGTGTTGGAAGGACAACTGCACTCTCATTGTCGGCTGGGGCACGTCCATCAAG ATTTGTGTTGTGAAAGAGAGAAATCCGACGGAAATGAGAGACCTGCCCAGCCGCTATGTGGAAATAG TTTCTGCATTTGAGACCGAGTTCTTCATCAGTGGTCTGGCCCCACTGGCGGATCAGCTGGTCACCCTGTACTTTGTGAAGGAGAACTCTGACCACATG GATGAGGAGTTCCGCGCGCGGCCTCGTCTCGACATCATCCAGCCTCTCCCCGAGAGCTGCGAGGAGATCTCCTCGGACGCGCTGACCGTGCGCAACTTCCAAGACAACGAGTGCAGAGACTACCGCCTCG AGCATTCTGAGGGAGAGTCGCTCTTCTACATCATCAGTCCCAAAGACATTGTCGTGGCCAAGGAGCGAGACCAGGACGACCATATCGATTGGCTGCTCGAAAAGAAGAAATATGAG GAGGCGCTAATGGCTGCCGAGATCAGCTTCAAAAACATCAAGAGACATGACGTTCAGAAAATTGGGATGGGTTACATCAATCACTTAGTGGAGAAAGGAGACTACGACGCTGCTGCGAG GAAGTGTCAGAAGGTTCTTGGAAAAAACATGGAACTATGGGAAAATGAAGTATACCGGTTCAAGACCATTGGACAGCTTAAG GCCATCAGTCAGTATTTGCCCAGAGGAGATCTGCGTCTCAGACCGGCCATCTACGAAATGATCTTGCATGAATTTCTCAAAACTGACTATGAG GGTTTTGCCACGCTGATCCGGGAATGGCCTGGAGAGCTTTATAATAACATGGCCATCGTTCAGGCAGTCAACGATCACTTGAAGAGGGACCCCGCCAACAGAACGCTGCTCACCACGTTAGCTGAACT ATACACGTACGACCAGCGGTACGACAGAGCCTTGGAAATCTACCTGAGACTGAGGCACAAAGACGTTTACCAGCTGATCCACAAACAcgaccttttctcctccataGAGGACAAGATCATACTACTCATGGACTTCGACAAAGAA AAAGCTGTTGACATGCTTCTCGACAACGAGGACAAGATATCG acagacagggtgGTGGAAGAACTGGCCGACAGGCCCGAGCTTCTGCACGTG TATCTCCATAAACTGTTTAAGCGGGATCACCACAAAGGCCAAAAGTACCACGAGAAACAGATCGTCCTCTATGCCGAGTATGACCGTCCCAATCTCTTGCCTTTCCTCAGAGACAGCACACACTGCCCGCTTGAAAAG GCTCTGGAGGTTTGCCAGCAGAGGAACTTTGTAGAGGAGACAGTCTTCCTGCTCAGTAG GATGGGGAACTGCAGAAGAGCTCTGCAGATGAtcatggaggagctggaggacgtgGACAAGGCCATTGAGTTTGCCAAAGAGCAGGACGATGCCGAGCTCTGGGAGGATCTCATCTCTTATTCTATTGATAAACCAC CATTCATCACGGGGCTCCTCAATAACATCGGTACTCATGTGGATCCCATCCTGCTCATCCATCGCATCAAGGAGGGCATGGAAATCCCAAACCTCAGGGACTCACTAGTAAAAATCCTCCAGGACTACAATCTACAA ATTCTTCTGCGGGAAGGCTGTAAGAAAATCCTGGTGGCCGACTCCCTCTCGCTGCTCCAGAAGATGCACCGAACACAGATGAGGGGAGTCCGGGTCGACG aggaGAACATTTGTGAATCATGTCATGCTGCAATATTACCTTCAG ATATGGCCAAACCCTTCAGTGTGGTTGTGTTTCACTGCAGACACATGTTTCACAAGGAATGTTTACCATCTTCAGGAACA GTTCCTGGGGTGCAGTTTTGTAACATCTGCAGTGCAAAGAAGCGCGGGCCAAGAAGTGGAATCCTGGagttgaaaaaataa